A single region of the Prochlorococcus marinus str. MIT 0917 genome encodes:
- a CDS encoding alpha/beta fold hydrolase, with translation MAVKDNLKKKDLLSDLGISPFKERLPWIGPDLQTLRDTFASDELPDAYSSEIRIKVPPLKSRKTGGGFLVAYLDKPSSVSSINGLVLLLHGLGGSTRRRGLTRMASALVQSNFAVLKLNLRGSDPCRDFVDGTYAAECNSDLIPVLRRAREISYQLTEEYQSSKNIPVFGAGISLGGTILLNACMCDESLLDGLVCISSPLDLNECSSSIERPRNFIYQKWLLNRLIRQTLEDPFGIEEREKNALLINRKDKERKIIDIRSFDDVITAPRWGYKDVGEYYAKASPFFSLIENKKSLPKTLFIQSKDDPWVPFLAAEKLMEKIKFSNNKIANQFIFTEKGGHNGFHGVHGCWGDKVVSKWFLSLKTI, from the coding sequence TTGGCAGTAAAGGATAATTTAAAAAAAAAAGATTTACTTTCAGATTTAGGAATAAGCCCTTTTAAAGAGCGTCTCCCATGGATCGGTCCTGACCTTCAGACACTAAGAGATACCTTTGCTTCAGATGAATTGCCTGATGCCTATTCATCTGAAATTCGTATAAAGGTCCCACCTCTCAAAAGTAGAAAGACAGGAGGAGGCTTCTTGGTTGCCTACTTGGATAAGCCATCAAGTGTATCTAGCATTAATGGTTTAGTTCTACTTCTGCATGGTCTTGGTGGTTCCACTCGCAGAAGAGGTTTGACGAGAATGGCGAGTGCTTTGGTGCAATCAAATTTCGCTGTGTTGAAGCTTAATCTGAGAGGTTCAGATCCTTGTAGGGATTTTGTTGATGGTACCTATGCTGCTGAATGCAATAGTGATTTGATTCCTGTTTTAAGGCGTGCCAGAGAGATTTCATATCAATTAACTGAAGAGTATCAATCTTCAAAAAATATTCCTGTCTTTGGAGCTGGGATCTCTTTGGGTGGAACTATTCTTTTAAATGCTTGCATGTGTGATGAGTCTTTATTAGATGGATTGGTATGTATAAGTAGCCCTTTGGATTTGAATGAATGTAGTTCTTCTATTGAAAGACCAAGAAATTTTATTTATCAAAAATGGTTGTTAAATCGTTTAATTAGGCAAACTTTAGAAGATCCTTTTGGGATAGAAGAAAGGGAAAAGAATGCATTGTTAATAAATAGAAAGGATAAAGAAAGAAAAATAATTGATATTAGATCTTTTGATGATGTGATAACAGCTCCAAGGTGGGGATATAAAGATGTTGGAGAATATTATGCAAAAGCATCTCCTTTCTTCTCTCTTATAGAAAATAAAAAATCTCTTCCTAAAACATTATTTATTCAATCCAAAGATGATCCCTGGGTTCCTTTTTTAGCTGCTGAAAAACTAATGGAAAAAATAAAATTTTCTAATAATAAAATAGCTAATCAATTTATTTTTACTGAGAAAGGAGGCCACAATGGATTTCATGGGGTTCATGGTTGTTGGGGGGACAAAGTTGTTTCTAAATGGTTTTTATCTTTGAAAACTATTTAA
- a CDS encoding NAD(P)(+) transhydrogenase (Re/Si-specific) subunit beta: MTFIAPVKFAIDLLAVLLLALGIKGLSKVRSAREANRLAAIAMIFAAFGVLLNSQGTIGISINSWIWIICGTLIGGLLGALTAKRVPMTAMPEIVALFNGCGGMSSLLVALGVALFPSSDGSDGVVGDLIRNFSIVVSLFVGAITFSGSIVAMAKLQGWLSTPSWTQSKARHFFNILCAVIALIGGIYLSIDGQNGLFLIVVASSLLGIGVTLPIGGADMPVVISLLNSYSGVAAAAAGFVVGSQLLIVAGAMVGAAGLILTQVMCDGMNRSLVSVLFGGALGASSVASGGGGGEYTNITSCSPEECALTLEAAERVVIVPGYGLAVAQAQHTLREVTRVLENADIEVTYAIHPVAGRMPGHMNVLLAEADVPYEQLKEMDVINPEFPATDVVLVLGANDVVNPQAKNDKTSPLYGMPVLDVQEARTVFVVKRGMSAGYSGIKNDLFDLQNTSMVFGDAKKVLGDLLLELKELGVGSKG; encoded by the coding sequence ATGACTTTTATTGCTCCCGTTAAGTTTGCTATTGATCTACTGGCAGTTTTATTGCTTGCTTTAGGTATTAAAGGCCTTTCAAAAGTTAGATCAGCAAGAGAGGCCAATAGGCTTGCTGCCATTGCAATGATATTTGCTGCTTTTGGAGTATTGCTTAACTCTCAAGGAACTATAGGCATTTCTATTAACTCTTGGATTTGGATAATTTGTGGAACTTTAATAGGAGGCCTTTTAGGCGCCTTAACTGCTAAAAGGGTTCCGATGACTGCGATGCCTGAGATAGTAGCTTTATTTAACGGTTGTGGAGGAATGTCATCGCTATTGGTGGCACTTGGTGTGGCTTTGTTCCCATCTTCAGACGGCTCCGATGGGGTGGTCGGTGATCTTATTAGAAACTTTTCAATAGTCGTTTCACTCTTCGTTGGAGCCATTACATTCTCTGGATCAATTGTAGCAATGGCCAAGCTTCAAGGTTGGCTGTCTACGCCTTCTTGGACCCAAAGCAAAGCTAGGCATTTCTTTAATATTCTTTGTGCTGTTATTGCTTTGATAGGTGGAATCTATCTTTCAATTGATGGACAGAATGGTCTTTTTCTTATTGTAGTTGCTTCATCTCTGCTGGGTATTGGAGTGACTCTTCCAATTGGTGGAGCCGATATGCCAGTAGTTATATCCTTGCTAAATAGCTATTCAGGAGTTGCGGCAGCAGCAGCAGGTTTTGTTGTTGGTAGTCAACTTTTGATTGTCGCCGGTGCCATGGTTGGAGCTGCTGGATTGATACTTACTCAAGTGATGTGCGATGGCATGAACAGATCTTTGGTTTCTGTATTATTTGGTGGTGCACTTGGAGCTAGTTCTGTGGCTTCAGGAGGTGGAGGGGGAGAATATACAAATATTACTAGTTGCAGCCCAGAAGAATGTGCACTCACACTTGAGGCAGCAGAGAGAGTCGTGATTGTTCCTGGTTATGGTCTTGCTGTAGCTCAGGCTCAGCACACACTAAGAGAGGTCACCAGAGTTTTAGAAAACGCCGACATTGAAGTTACATATGCTATTCATCCTGTTGCAGGAAGAATGCCTGGTCATATGAACGTTCTTTTGGCCGAAGCAGATGTTCCTTATGAGCAATTAAAAGAAATGGATGTAATCAATCCTGAATTTCCCGCGACGGATGTAGTATTAGTTTTAGGAGCGAATGATGTGGTTAACCCTCAGGCCAAGAATGATAAGACTTCACCTTTGTATGGAATGCCAGTTTTAGATGTTCAAGAAGCTAGAACTGTATTTGTTGTTAAGAGAGGAATGAGTGCTGGATATTCAGGGATAAAAAATGACCTTTTTGATTTGCAAAATACCTCTATGGTCTTTGGAGATGCAAAAAAGGTTCTTGGAGATCTTTTATTGGAATTAAAGGAGCTTGGAGTTGGCAGTAAAGGATAA
- a CDS encoding NAD(P) transhydrogenase subunit alpha encodes MSFFSEALWVLLLGSLLGLELIGKVPPTLHTPLMSGANAISGITMLAALTLIIKSGDNLPLLIIGSISLGFALFNVIGGFLVTDRMLAMFSRKKTRK; translated from the coding sequence ATGAGTTTTTTTAGTGAAGCTCTTTGGGTGCTTCTCCTTGGAAGCCTTTTGGGGTTGGAGCTTATAGGTAAGGTCCCTCCAACTTTGCACACTCCACTAATGAGTGGGGCTAATGCAATTTCAGGCATCACGATGCTTGCAGCTTTAACATTAATAATAAAATCGGGAGACAATTTACCTCTACTAATAATTGGATCAATATCTCTTGGATTTGCTTTGTTTAATGTGATTGGCGGTTTCCTGGTTACAGACAGGATGCTTGCAATGTTTAGTCGTAAAAAAACTCGTAAATAG
- a CDS encoding Re/Si-specific NAD(P)(+) transhydrogenase subunit alpha produces the protein MVSFLIPCESALGETRVSATPETVKKFLDLGCKVFFERGAGESAGFLDNSYMEAGAELVEKDNNDVKKIVDIVLCVQPPEDKFLSHLKSGSFLVGLLDPYGNKLLAETLKSQKISAISLELLPRISRAQSSDALSSQANIAGYKSVLLAATALDRYFPMLMTAAGTIQPSKVVVLGAGVAGLQAIATAKRLGAVVYVSDIREAVKEQVESLGARFIALPKIDETPSESGGYAKQVSDEFLIAQRKELAIQLSEADVAICTAQVPGKQAPKLIDENMLDDMRPGSVVVDLAVLSGGNCACSKPGETIVRKGVKIVGASNLPCSIPNHASSLYSRNLLSLLQPMLKEGKFLIDNDDELIAGSLISKDGVILKSEIIENGGTKS, from the coding sequence TTGGTTAGTTTCTTAATTCCCTGCGAATCAGCTTTAGGTGAGACACGTGTTTCTGCTACTCCAGAGACTGTTAAAAAGTTTTTGGACTTGGGCTGTAAAGTTTTTTTTGAAAGAGGTGCAGGAGAGTCTGCTGGCTTTCTAGATAATTCTTATATGGAGGCTGGGGCTGAATTAGTTGAAAAGGACAATAATGATGTAAAAAAAATAGTTGATATTGTTCTCTGCGTGCAACCTCCTGAAGACAAATTTCTTTCACATTTAAAATCAGGCTCTTTCCTTGTGGGCTTATTGGATCCTTATGGGAATAAATTATTAGCAGAAACATTAAAATCCCAAAAAATTTCTGCAATATCTTTGGAGTTGCTTCCGAGAATTAGCAGAGCTCAATCATCAGATGCATTATCCTCTCAAGCAAATATAGCTGGATATAAATCTGTACTTTTAGCCGCTACTGCTCTTGATAGATATTTCCCAATGTTAATGACTGCTGCTGGTACTATTCAGCCTTCAAAAGTTGTTGTTTTAGGTGCTGGGGTTGCAGGACTACAAGCTATTGCAACTGCAAAAAGACTAGGTGCAGTTGTTTATGTGAGTGATATTCGAGAGGCTGTAAAGGAGCAAGTTGAATCATTAGGAGCAAGATTTATTGCGCTTCCAAAGATTGATGAAACTCCATCAGAGTCAGGAGGATATGCAAAACAAGTCTCTGATGAATTTCTGATTGCACAAAGAAAAGAATTGGCGATTCAATTGTCTGAAGCTGACGTAGCAATTTGTACTGCTCAGGTGCCTGGTAAACAAGCTCCCAAGCTTATTGATGAGAATATGTTGGATGATATGCGTCCTGGTTCGGTAGTGGTTGATCTTGCTGTGCTCAGTGGTGGTAATTGTGCATGTTCGAAACCAGGAGAAACCATTGTTAGAAAAGGGGTCAAGATTGTGGGTGCTTCTAATCTTCCTTGTTCAATTCCGAATCATGCCAGTTCTTTGTATTCGAGAAATTTATTGTCTCTTCTTCAACCAATGTTGAAAGAGGGTAAGTTTTTAATTGATAACGATGATGAGCTTATTGCTGGTTCTTTGATTAGTAAGGATGGAGTAATACTTAAATCAGAGATTATTGAGAATGGAGGAACTAAGTCATGA
- a CDS encoding EF-1 guanine nucleotide exchange domain-containing protein, which translates to MSLTAIECPDGVCHSHHGGHAVPRTAMQKNLQSHGKEWCERLAERIYEMSVDTFSQTVMPSLHSSGWQRKHLDWEFKLANKESEPDETLVEGIINATESFLRSSEVHRLFIQELVQGTFAEAKDDKLPSKAVRKVIENEIIVMIEGKKEELTNKIAKALENEANGDLELAKNAAVEGINDVEKLLINHTEAV; encoded by the coding sequence ATGAGCCTCACCGCGATCGAATGTCCTGATGGTGTTTGTCATAGCCATCACGGTGGGCATGCTGTTCCAAGAACAGCCATGCAAAAAAATCTGCAAAGTCATGGCAAAGAATGGTGTGAGCGATTAGCAGAACGAATTTACGAAATGTCTGTAGATACTTTTTCTCAAACAGTCATGCCAAGCCTTCATTCTTCTGGTTGGCAGAGGAAGCATCTTGACTGGGAATTCAAACTTGCGAACAAAGAATCTGAACCAGACGAAACTTTAGTTGAAGGGATCATCAATGCTACTGAAAGTTTTTTAAGAAGCAGCGAAGTTCATCGATTATTTATTCAAGAACTTGTGCAAGGAACATTTGCTGAAGCGAAAGATGACAAATTACCGTCTAAAGCCGTTAGAAAAGTGATAGAGAATGAAATCATAGTCATGATCGAAGGCAAAAAAGAAGAATTAACAAATAAGATTGCCAAAGCATTAGAAAATGAAGCTAATGGAGATTTAGAATTAGCCAAAAATGCAGCAGTTGAGGGTATTAATGATGTTGAAAAACTATTAATAAACCATACAGAAGCAGTTTAA
- the trxB gene encoding thioredoxin-disulfide reductase — translation MPAKKKELKTENLVILGSGPAGYTAAIYAARANLQPLLITGFEKGGIPGGQLMTTTFVENFPGFPNGIQGPELMDLIKAQAVRWGTKLIEEDAISIDLSKRPFSIVTSTQNIKSNSLIISTGASANRLNLKNEKLFWSKGISACAICDGATPQFRNEELAVVGGGDSACEEAEYLTKYGSHVHLLVRSKKLKASAAMADRVEANSNITIHWETELLDVLGNEWLEKLKVKRKSTNQEDEILAKGLFYAIGHTPNTSLFINQLITDSKGYLLTEPGRPETSLEGVYAAGDVADSEWRQGVTAAGSGCKAALAAERWLSKNKLATIIKRDELEPSKAETTKTLEVSNEQNFDPEKTWQKGSYALRKLYHETQKPLFVIYTSSSCGPCHILKPQLNRVLNESNGKAVGVEIDIENDQDIAKQAEVSGTPTVHLFKNKELKRQWKGVKARSEYKLALDELLG, via the coding sequence ATGCCAGCCAAGAAAAAAGAATTAAAAACTGAGAATTTAGTAATTTTAGGCTCAGGTCCCGCTGGATACACTGCAGCGATATATGCAGCAAGAGCGAATCTTCAGCCATTGCTTATTACTGGTTTTGAAAAAGGTGGAATCCCAGGTGGTCAATTAATGACGACAACATTTGTAGAGAATTTCCCAGGTTTCCCTAATGGAATTCAAGGACCAGAATTGATGGATTTAATCAAAGCTCAAGCTGTTAGATGGGGGACAAAGTTAATTGAGGAAGACGCCATATCAATTGATCTAAGCAAAAGACCCTTTTCTATTGTTACTTCAACTCAAAATATTAAATCAAACTCGTTAATCATCTCCACCGGAGCAAGCGCCAATCGCTTAAATCTTAAAAACGAGAAGTTATTCTGGAGCAAAGGTATTAGTGCATGTGCAATTTGCGATGGGGCAACTCCTCAATTCAGAAACGAAGAATTAGCAGTAGTTGGAGGAGGGGACTCAGCTTGTGAAGAGGCGGAATATCTAACAAAATACGGAAGCCATGTACATTTATTAGTCAGATCAAAAAAATTAAAGGCCTCTGCAGCAATGGCCGATCGAGTAGAAGCAAACTCTAATATTACTATCCACTGGGAGACTGAGCTTTTAGATGTTTTAGGTAATGAATGGCTGGAGAAATTAAAAGTTAAACGAAAAAGTACCAACCAGGAAGATGAAATTTTAGCCAAAGGCCTTTTTTATGCAATTGGACATACTCCCAATACGTCTTTGTTCATAAACCAGTTAATTACAGACTCAAAAGGTTACTTACTAACAGAGCCTGGAAGACCAGAAACTTCTTTGGAAGGTGTTTACGCAGCAGGAGATGTTGCTGATTCGGAATGGCGTCAAGGTGTTACCGCTGCTGGCAGTGGTTGCAAAGCAGCTCTAGCTGCCGAAAGATGGCTATCAAAAAATAAACTAGCAACTATTATCAAACGAGATGAATTAGAACCATCAAAAGCTGAGACAACAAAAACTTTAGAAGTTAGTAACGAGCAAAATTTCGATCCCGAAAAAACCTGGCAAAAGGGAAGTTATGCACTAAGAAAGTTGTACCATGAGACCCAAAAACCTCTTTTTGTAATATATACATCTAGTAGTTGTGGGCCTTGCCACATACTCAAGCCTCAACTTAACAGAGTTCTTAATGAATCAAATGGAAAAGCAGTAGGTGTTGAGATTGACATTGAGAACGATCAAGATATTGCTAAACAAGCCGAAGTGAGCGGAACTCCAACAGTACATCTTTTCAAAAATAAGGAATTAAAAAGGCAATGGAAAGGTGTTAAAGCAAGAAGTGAATATAAATTAGCGTTAGATGAACTATTGGGTTAA
- the infA gene encoding translation initiation factor IF-1, giving the protein MIETSGVIEKEQGNGFYLVTLEQPAGHQCLCRAAGKLTKFRIKLLAGDKVLVEISPYDLTRGRITYRERNVGPGGGRQGGNRPGGPRKR; this is encoded by the coding sequence ATGATTGAAACATCCGGTGTGATTGAAAAAGAGCAAGGAAATGGATTCTATCTTGTAACTCTTGAACAGCCCGCTGGACATCAATGCTTGTGTAGGGCAGCAGGGAAATTGACAAAATTTAGAATAAAATTGCTCGCAGGAGATAAAGTTCTTGTAGAAATAAGTCCCTACGATTTAACAAGAGGTCGTATAACATATAGAGAAAGAAACGTAGGTCCTGGAGGAGGAAGACAAGGAGGGAATAGACCAGGAGGGCCAAGGAAAAGATAA
- a CDS encoding NAD(P)H-binding protein translates to MQVLVIGGTGTLGRQIAKNAIDAGHKVRCMVRKPKSASFLQEWGCELTRGNLINKEDIEYALDGVDAVIDAATSRPDDPRSVYEIDWDGKLNLYNACEEKNVKRVVFLSLLGAEKYRKIPLMDIKYCTEELLVSSSLDYTILQGVAFMQGVIGQFAIPILNNEPVWISGNPTEIAYMNTQDIARFAVAALDRPQTIKGRFPIVGPKAWSAKELVNLCEKFSEKRARVLKVSPTIISVAQSVVSFFEPTLNVAERLSFSELSGSGGKLDAPMDDTYSAFGLKQADATTMEGYIQEYYGVILKRLKDIGVDLDIEEKKKFPI, encoded by the coding sequence ATGCAAGTTCTGGTGATTGGTGGCACAGGAACTCTTGGTCGCCAAATAGCCAAAAACGCCATAGATGCAGGGCATAAAGTGCGTTGCATGGTTAGAAAACCAAAATCTGCTTCATTTCTTCAGGAGTGGGGTTGTGAATTGACTCGTGGCAATTTGATAAATAAAGAAGATATTGAGTACGCTCTTGATGGGGTTGATGCTGTTATTGATGCTGCTACTAGCAGACCTGATGATCCCCGTAGCGTTTACGAAATAGATTGGGATGGAAAATTAAATTTATATAATGCTTGCGAAGAAAAAAATGTAAAAAGAGTTGTATTTCTATCTTTGTTAGGTGCAGAGAAATATAGAAAAATCCCATTAATGGACATTAAATACTGTACTGAAGAGTTATTGGTAAGTTCATCTTTGGACTACACCATCTTGCAAGGTGTTGCTTTCATGCAAGGTGTAATAGGTCAATTTGCTATTCCTATTTTAAATAATGAACCAGTTTGGATAAGTGGAAATCCCACTGAGATCGCTTATATGAATACGCAGGACATAGCTAGATTTGCCGTTGCAGCTTTAGATAGGCCTCAAACAATAAAGGGAAGATTCCCTATCGTTGGTCCCAAAGCTTGGAGCGCTAAAGAATTAGTCAATCTATGCGAAAAATTCAGTGAAAAAAGAGCAAGAGTACTAAAAGTTTCTCCAACAATCATTTCCGTTGCTCAATCAGTTGTATCGTTTTTTGAACCAACCTTAAATGTAGCCGAAAGGCTATCTTTCTCTGAATTGAGTGGTAGTGGAGGCAAATTGGATGCGCCAATGGATGATACTTATAGTGCGTTTGGGTTGAAACAAGCTGATGCAACAACAATGGAGGGTTATATACAAGAGTATTACGGGGTCATCTTGAAGAGGCTTAAAGATATTGGAGTTGATCTTGATATTGAAGAAAAAAAGAAATTCCCAATCTGA
- the petM gene encoding cytochrome b6-f complex subunit PetM, which translates to MASEIFGIAAVFWVLIPVGLLGGVLLLKLQGD; encoded by the coding sequence ATGGCATCAGAAATTTTCGGAATCGCTGCAGTCTTTTGGGTTTTAATTCCCGTTGGGCTTCTAGGAGGAGTACTTCTTTTGAAACTTCAAGGTGATTAA
- a CDS encoding alpha/beta fold hydrolase — MKSNIFKKDPFIGSPEWGESKYWSYKDLSVHFRVTGDESNPPIVLIHGFGASSDHWRNNAEIFASEGFRVFGIDLIGFGKSEQNLQRKIKYLENQFWANQLASFLDEIVDIQKNGKVILIGNSLGALTAITTLSERPELIKTIIAAPLPEPVFINPIKFYFPSWLVKVKSFLIKIFFHLFPLKILINLISRTKLITFALQSAYFRSISNDNLLKRIVTVPARRPNASKALRSMCVGMSNRANYSKGPSILEKIKNLPNRPPILLIWGNKDKLIPIFLAKKLIKLHPWLKLSVIDNAGHCLHDELPNHFNQIVLKWLENLKTSEQPI, encoded by the coding sequence ATGAAGTCAAATATTTTTAAAAAAGATCCTTTCATTGGATCTCCTGAATGGGGTGAGTCTAAATATTGGAGCTACAAAGATCTAAGTGTTCACTTCAGAGTGACTGGAGATGAATCTAATCCTCCCATTGTTCTAATACATGGTTTTGGAGCTAGTAGTGATCACTGGAGGAATAATGCAGAAATATTTGCTTCAGAAGGGTTTAGGGTATTCGGAATAGATTTAATAGGTTTTGGGAAATCAGAGCAAAATCTTCAAAGAAAAATAAAGTATTTAGAGAATCAATTTTGGGCAAATCAATTAGCTTCTTTTCTTGATGAAATTGTAGATATTCAAAAGAACGGTAAGGTTATATTAATTGGAAATTCATTGGGAGCTTTAACAGCAATAACAACACTATCTGAGAGACCTGAGTTAATAAAAACAATCATTGCAGCCCCACTACCAGAACCAGTTTTCATTAATCCAATTAAATTTTATTTTCCAAGTTGGCTGGTAAAAGTTAAAAGTTTTTTGATAAAAATTTTTTTTCATTTATTTCCACTTAAGATCTTAATAAATTTAATATCAAGAACAAAATTAATTACTTTTGCTCTTCAAAGCGCTTACTTTCGCTCAATTTCAAATGACAATTTGTTAAAAAGAATAGTTACAGTTCCTGCTAGAAGACCCAATGCCTCAAAAGCGCTTAGATCTATGTGCGTTGGGATGAGTAATAGAGCAAACTATTCAAAAGGTCCGTCAATTTTAGAAAAAATTAAAAACCTGCCAAATCGTCCACCAATTTTATTGATTTGGGGCAATAAAGATAAATTGATACCTATATTTTTGGCAAAAAAACTTATAAAGCTCCATCCTTGGCTTAAATTAAGTGTTATCGATAATGCAGGTCATTGTCTTCACGATGAACTACCAAATCATTTCAATCAAATTGTTCTGAAATGGCTAGAGAATTTAAAAACCTCTGAGCAACCAATATGA
- the ilvN gene encoding acetolactate synthase small subunit, translating to MKHTLSVLVEDESGALSRIAGLFARRGFNIDSLAVGPAEAKGISRLTMVVEGDESTLQQMTKQLNKLINVLEVLDLTTLPAVERELMLLKVSASSENRGKILDLVQVFRAKVVDVSDNALTLEVVGDPGKLVALENLLKPYGILEIARTGKVALKRASGVNTEMLKATK from the coding sequence ATGAAGCACACACTTTCAGTTTTAGTTGAAGATGAGTCTGGAGCATTAAGCAGGATTGCAGGGCTTTTTGCACGAAGAGGATTTAATATTGATAGCTTGGCAGTTGGTCCTGCAGAGGCTAAAGGAATATCTAGATTAACTATGGTTGTTGAAGGAGACGAATCAACACTTCAACAAATGACCAAACAATTGAACAAATTAATAAATGTTTTAGAGGTTCTAGATTTAACAACTTTGCCCGCTGTAGAAAGAGAGTTGATGCTCTTGAAAGTCTCAGCATCCTCTGAAAATAGAGGAAAAATCTTAGATCTTGTTCAAGTTTTTAGAGCAAAAGTTGTAGACGTTTCTGATAATGCACTGACACTTGAAGTTGTTGGAGACCCTGGAAAACTTGTTGCCCTAGAGAACTTACTCAAACCTTATGGAATTTTAGAAATTGCCAGGACAGGAAAAGTTGCTCTAAAGAGGGCCTCAGGAGTCAATACTGAAATGCTAAAAGCCACAAAGTAA
- a CDS encoding peptidylprolyl isomerase — protein sequence MKESKKKNTIFSLLNNSTLIYRFFKPFYIFLIVNSILITGCSALKKNENVDICSSTSFPCLLSNEYVLLITNRGNIKLELYGKSAPITVGNFIDFVEKGAYDKTIFNRVIREPYPFIIRGGESTFIDKNTGKIRYIPLEIKLKTKKLPIYGKEIDISNQINNIELKHKRSYLSMARNKSLNSASAQFYILLKSLPELDGRFAVFGKVISGMDIVDLIQEEDFIIEAKRVDF from the coding sequence TTGAAGGAATCTAAAAAGAAAAATACTATTTTCAGCCTATTAAATAATTCAACTTTAATTTATAGATTTTTTAAACCATTTTATATTTTTTTAATTGTCAATTCTATATTAATAACTGGATGTTCTGCTTTAAAGAAAAATGAAAATGTAGATATATGTTCTTCTACGAGCTTTCCTTGTCTATTGTCAAATGAATATGTTTTGCTAATTACCAACAGAGGAAATATAAAATTAGAACTTTATGGTAAATCAGCCCCAATAACTGTTGGTAACTTTATTGATTTTGTTGAAAAAGGTGCATATGACAAAACTATATTTAATAGAGTTATTAGGGAACCTTACCCTTTTATAATTAGAGGGGGCGAGAGCACTTTTATAGATAAAAATACAGGAAAAATAAGATATATTCCATTGGAAATCAAACTGAAAACCAAAAAATTACCAATTTATGGAAAAGAAATAGATATTTCTAATCAAATTAATAACATTGAACTTAAGCATAAAAGATCATATTTATCCATGGCAAGAAATAAATCATTGAATTCAGCCAGCGCGCAGTTTTACATATTATTAAAGTCTTTACCAGAACTTGATGGTAGGTTTGCCGTTTTTGGGAAAGTGATTAGTGGTATGGATATAGTTGATTTAATTCAAGAAGAAGATTTTATAATTGAAGCAAAAAGAGTTGATTTTTGA
- a CDS encoding photosystem I assembly protein Ycf4 — MSSESNLSQSAKELSGLVLEQKIKGSRKVSNYLVASMLSIGGVGFLLASFSSYFGRDFLPLGNPSTLIFVPQGLVMGLYGIAAFLLALYFWRLISIDYGSGVNRFDKNKGVLSLSRRGLLKNIEIEIPIDEIKAVKLEVREGFNPLRRVSLRIKGRKDLPISRVGSPKPLLDLENEGAEIARFLEVNLEGI, encoded by the coding sequence ATGTCATCTGAATCAAATTTAAGCCAATCAGCAAAAGAGTTATCTGGTTTGGTTTTAGAACAAAAAATTAAAGGTTCACGTAAGGTTTCGAACTATCTAGTTGCTTCGATGCTGAGTATTGGTGGCGTTGGATTTTTGTTGGCTTCATTCTCTAGTTATTTTGGAAGAGACTTTTTACCACTAGGCAACCCTTCTACCCTTATTTTTGTTCCTCAAGGCTTAGTTATGGGGCTATATGGTATTGCGGCTTTTTTGCTGGCTCTTTATTTTTGGAGGCTAATAAGCATCGATTATGGTTCGGGAGTTAATAGATTTGATAAAAACAAAGGAGTTTTATCTCTATCTAGGAGAGGTTTGTTAAAAAATATAGAAATAGAAATCCCGATTGATGAGATTAAAGCTGTCAAATTAGAGGTAAGAGAAGGTTTTAATCCACTAAGAAGAGTATCTTTGAGAATAAAAGGTAGGAAGGATTTGCCAATATCTAGAGTTGGATCTCCTAAACCATTATTGGATTTGGAAAATGAAGGAGCTGAAATCGCGAGATTTTTAGAGGTTAACCTTGAAGGAATCTAA